Proteins encoded by one window of Catharus ustulatus isolate bCatUst1 chromosome Z, bCatUst1.pri.v2, whole genome shotgun sequence:
- the SLC45A2 gene encoding membrane-associated transporter protein — translation MTLTKESFHGALPPSSGEAKADMDGTSEKEEAPRQAVMRTGAAVPRRRAVGRLVMHSMAMFGREFCYAVEAAFVTPVLLSVGLPKNLYSLVWLISPILGFVLQPVVGSASDHCTCSWGRRRPYILGLGIIMLLGMALYLNGDVIISAFIDERNKQRTWAIVITMLGVVLFDFAADFIDGPIKAYLFDVCSHQDKEKGLHYHALFTGLGGALGYLTGAMDWGQTILGYTLVSEFQVIFFFAALVFIICLTVHLCSIPEVPLRYENEEAKFLLEVTEPHKYSSIEEEIKNGCLKSACTEIKAAAKPGKCAVASRTEEKRQMTLKSLLNTLSSMPSHYRYLCVSHLFGWMAFLSNMLFFTDFMGQVVYHGNPYAPHNSTLYLTYKTGVEMGCWGLCINAVASSVYSYLQKVLLPYIGLKGLYFIGYLLFGLGTGLIGLFPNVYSTLALCSLFGVMSSTLYTVPFHLIATYHREEESLKLQEGEQAGEHGRGKGIDCAALTCMVQLAQIILGVGLGLLVSAAGSAVTVISASTVALIGCCFVAFCVRYVD, via the exons ATGACCTTAACGAAAGAGAGCTTCCACGGGGCTCTTCCCCCCAGCTCGGGAGAGGCCAAGGCCGACATGGATGGCACCAGCGAGAAGGAGGAAGCTCCGAGGCAGGCAGTGATGAGgactggagcagcagtgccaaggaGGCGAGCGGTGGGAAGGCTGGTCATGCACAGCATGGCCATGTTCGGCCGGGAGTTCTGCTATGCCGTGGAGGCTGCCTTTGTCACGCCGGTGCTGCTCAGTGTAGGGCTGCCCAAGAACCTCTACAGCCTCGTGTGGCTCATCAGCCCTATCCTGGGCTTCGTACTGCAGCCCGTGGTAGGTTCAGCCAGTGATCACTGCACCTGTAGCTGGGGCAGGAGGCGACCTTACATTCTGGGTCTGGGCATCATAATGCTGTTAGGCATGGCTTTGTACCTCAATGGGGACGTGATCATCTCAG ctttcATCGATGAGAGAAACAAGCAGCGGACGTGGGCAATAGTCATTACCATGCTGGGAGTAGTACTTTTTGATTTTGCAGCTGATTTTATTGATGGTCCCATCAAAGCGTATTTATTTGATGTCTGCTCTCATCAGGATAAAGAGAAGGGTCTGCATTACCACGCCCTCTTTACAG GTTTGGGAGGAGCCCTGGGTTACCTTACAGGTGCTATGGATTGGGGTCAAACCATACTAGGATATACCTTGGTATCAGAATTCCAGGTGATTTTCTTCTTCGCAGCCTTGGTTTTCATAATCTGCCTTACCGTACATCTGTGCAGCATTCCTGAAGTCCCACTCAGATATGAAAATGAAGAGGCAAAGTTCTTGTTGGAAGTGACTGAACCCCACAAATACAGCTCCATAGAGGAGGAAATTAAGAATGGTTGCTTAAAATCAGCATGTACGGAAATAAAGGCTGCAGCCAAGCCAGGGAAATGTGCAGTTGCATCACGCACAGAG gaaaaaaggCAGATGACCCTCAAATCCCTCTTGAATACACTTTCAAGCATGCCATCCCACTATCGCTATCTGTGTGTGAGCCACCTCTTTGGATGGATGGCTTTCCTGTCCAATATGCTCTTCTTCACAGATTTCATGGGACAG GTTGTGTACCACGGGAATCCTTATGCACCTCACAACTCCACACTTTACCTCACCTACAAAACAGGGGTAGAGATGGGATGCTGGGGACTGTGCATCAATGCAGTTGCTTCGTCAGTCTATTCTT ACTTGCAGAAAGTCCTTCTGCCATACATAGGATTAAAGGGACTTTATTTCATTGGATACCTACTTTTTGGACTGGGTACAGGATTAATTGGCTTGTTTCCCAATGTCTATTCCACTCTGGCTCTTTGTTCACTCTTTGGAGTCATGTCCAGCACACTGTACACAGTGCCATTCCACCTCATTGCAACGTACCACAGGGAAGAAGAG agcctgaAGCTGCAGGAAGGGGAGCAAGCAGGGGAGCATGGGCGAGGGAAGGGCATCGACTGTGCTGCTCTGACCTGCATGGTCCAGCTGGCCCAGATCATCCTCGGCGtgggcctggggctgctggtgagtgctgctggcagtgctgtcaccGTGATCTCGGCATCCACCGTGGCGCTGATCGGCTGCTGCTTCGTGGCTTTCTGCGTTCGCTACGTGGACTAG